One window of Flavobacteriales bacterium genomic DNA carries:
- a CDS encoding MerC domain-containing protein: protein MKSIIYKPDSIGSLASLLCLIHCIATPFIFITQACSMACCSGAPVWWQSIDYIFIIISFFAILKSNQTSSNKMIKIALWITWFLFLILILNKTLELVYINQNVTYVTGLVLALLHLFNLKYCQCENDKCCTN from the coding sequence ATGAAATCAATAATCTATAAACCCGATAGTATTGGTTCTTTGGCAAGTTTACTCTGTTTAATACATTGTATTGCCACTCCATTTATTTTTATAACTCAAGCATGTTCAATGGCATGTTGTTCTGGAGCTCCAGTATGGTGGCAATCAATTGATTATATATTTATAATAATATCCTTTTTTGCAATTTTAAAATCCAATCAAACGTCATCAAATAAAATGATAAAAATTGCATTGTGGATAACATGGTTTTTATTTTTAATATTGATACTTAACAAAACTCTTGAATTAGTATACATAAATCAAAATGTCACCTATGTTACAGGTTTAGTTTTAGCTTTATTGCATTTGTTTAACCTCAAATATTGCCAATGTGAAAATGACAAATGTTGCACAAATTAA